The Candidatus Poribacteria bacterium genome contains a region encoding:
- a CDS encoding multiheme c-type cytochrome: MSFKSVFIAVFLGTSLIVIALIFNANRPTTDTSQPSSDFVRATGKCATCHRRETSAVVHQFERSEHAKHGVSCLDCHHAVDGQEQQAHRGFTIAKHLTSKNCSECHSTEYTQFLRSRHAAPAWAAVSGARDFTAEQIAFAEKYHKGAVNRPANPLALAEGESAINVGCLGCHDIGKPNTDGSIGTCTACHARHSTSIALAREPETCGQCHMGPDHSQIEIYHESKHGVLYNAQKADMNLKAPPKKLTTADMSVPTCVTCHLSGLDGLNVTHDTTERLSYWLFAAVSDKRPTYQQGQDAMKETCLKCHARSQVEKFYQEAEGVVADTNEKINEAVALMKSLREDGILTDTPFDEPIEFLYFDLWHYYGRTAKHGAFMGGADFVQWHGNYELLLKMTEMKKIDRELRRNPKNP, translated from the coding sequence ATGTCATTCAAATCTGTCTTCATTGCTGTTTTTTTAGGGACATCCCTGATCGTCATCGCTCTAATTTTCAATGCGAACCGCCCGACAACAGACACTAGCCAGCCGAGCTCAGACTTTGTGCGGGCGACGGGGAAATGCGCAACATGCCACCGGCGAGAAACATCAGCGGTTGTTCACCAGTTTGAACGCAGTGAGCACGCGAAACACGGGGTGAGCTGCTTGGATTGTCATCATGCTGTAGACGGACAAGAACAACAAGCACACCGAGGATTCACTATCGCCAAACATCTGACCTCGAAGAATTGTAGCGAATGTCATTCAACGGAATACACGCAATTTCTACGGAGTCGACACGCCGCACCGGCTTGGGCTGCGGTATCAGGTGCGAGAGACTTCACCGCAGAACAGATCGCCTTCGCTGAAAAATATCACAAAGGAGCGGTAAACCGTCCTGCAAATCCGTTGGCGCTTGCGGAAGGCGAAAGTGCCATTAATGTCGGATGTCTGGGATGCCATGATATAGGCAAACCGAACACCGATGGCTCTATCGGCACCTGTACAGCGTGTCATGCCCGCCACTCTACTTCTATCGCTTTGGCACGGGAGCCGGAAACTTGCGGTCAGTGCCACATGGGTCCCGACCATTCGCAAATTGAAATCTATCATGAATCCAAGCACGGCGTGCTTTACAACGCCCAAAAAGCGGATATGAACCTCAAGGCTCCACCTAAAAAGCTCACTACAGCGGATATGTCCGTACCAACTTGTGTGACATGCCATCTGAGCGGTTTAGATGGTCTGAATGTAACGCACGATACAACGGAGCGGTTGTCCTATTGGTTGTTTGCGGCTGTCTCTGACAAACGTCCGACCTATCAGCAAGGCCAAGATGCCATGAAAGAGACCTGTCTAAAATGTCACGCGCGTTCACAAGTCGAAAAATTCTATCAAGAGGCGGAAGGCGTTGTTGCGGATACCAACGAGAAAATTAACGAAGCTGTCGCGCTGATGAAATCCCTTCGAGAAGACGGTATACTCACAGATACACCTTTTGATGAACCGATTGAGTTCCTCTATTTTGATCTGTGGCACTACTACGGACGAACCGCTAAACACGGTGCTTTTATGGGCGGTGCCGACTTCGTCCAGTGGCACGGCAATTACGAACTTCTGCTAAAAATGACGGAGATGAAAAAAATTGACAGAGAACTTAGGAGAAACCCTAAAAACCCGTAG
- a CDS encoding Uma2 family endonuclease, whose translation MSTLPAQTYLTPSEYLAWERKQPFKNEYYNGQIIAMSGASRAHNRITVDITTQLNNQLMEGEREVFASEMCVRTSPEVSYFYPDVIVVCGEPHFEDNTFDTLLNPIVVVEVLSSSTAAFDRGEKFEHYKQLVSLQEYILISQDRVRVESYHRQGTRWLHNTLSHLEDVLSLASIECEVSLRAIYRRVMPDAS comes from the coding sequence ATGTCAACGCTTCCGGCGCAAACATATCTGACACCTTCAGAATACCTCGCTTGGGAACGCAAGCAGCCCTTTAAAAACGAATACTACAACGGGCAGATAATCGCGATGTCTGGGGCAAGTCGCGCCCACAACCGCATTACGGTAGATATTACCACTCAGCTTAACAATCAACTGATGGAAGGTGAACGTGAAGTCTTCGCTAGCGAGATGTGCGTGCGGACCAGTCCGGAGGTCTCTTACTTCTATCCAGATGTTATCGTTGTCTGTGGTGAGCCCCATTTTGAGGATAACACCTTTGACACACTCCTCAATCCGATTGTTGTCGTAGAAGTGCTATCGTCCTCAACTGCAGCGTTCGATCGCGGTGAAAAATTTGAGCACTATAAGCAGCTCGTATCCTTGCAGGAATACATACTTATTTCACAAGATAGGGTACGCGTTGAGTCCTATCATCGCCAAGGGACGCGGTGGCTCCATAACACCCTTAGCCATCTTGAGGATGTGCTATCACTCGCCTCAATTGAATGTGAGGTGTCCTTGCGTGCCATCTACAGACGTGTCATGCCCGATGCATCATAA
- the gpmI gene encoding 2,3-bisphosphoglycerate-independent phosphoglycerate mutase has protein sequence MTTQQKRPVVLIIRDGWGNNPYPEFQQSNAVHLAKTPVDDWLRQNYPNVLIHTSGEDVGLPAGVIGNSEVGHQNIGAGRIVNQELLRISNMIRSGEFAQNEVLLDAIAHVKKHGTHLHLMGLASDAGVHSSLEHLYGLLILAKTNGLKSDQVLIHNFSDGRDCQPDLGIQFCEQIEAKLKEIGIGQIASVIGRYYAMDRDDRWERVEVAYRLLTEGCDNRVAAATDAYRDYYENPDDTNRKGDEFVRPSVVIGADGEPLPRITDGDAVVFYNFRGDRPRELTKAFCLDEFPYQAEGKDGVVRQMGFKRNCKPDVKFVTMTEYEQGMPVEAAVKKPPKMQNTLGAYVSEVGLTQFRCAETEKFPHVTFFFNDYRDEPYKGEDRQIIASPRDVTTYNQKPEMSAPGVTAEMLRRIGSDKYDLMVLNYANGDMVGHTGSLPAAIKAVEAVDIGVGKIVDAVLRKDGALIVTADHGNCEQMIDPDTGGIHTAHTTYDVDLIVVDNQHRGQQLREGGRLADIAPTVLHLLGLAQPSEMTGESLVP, from the coding sequence GTGACAACCCAACAGAAACGCCCTGTCGTTCTTATCATTCGAGACGGCTGGGGCAATAATCCGTATCCTGAATTTCAACAATCAAATGCTGTTCATCTCGCGAAAACACCCGTAGATGACTGGCTACGACAGAACTATCCAAACGTCCTCATCCATACTTCTGGCGAAGATGTCGGTTTACCCGCTGGTGTCATCGGCAACAGCGAAGTCGGACATCAGAACATCGGCGCAGGACGCATCGTGAACCAAGAACTCCTCCGCATCAGTAATATGATCCGCTCTGGCGAGTTTGCTCAGAATGAAGTGCTTTTGGATGCGATTGCCCATGTCAAAAAGCACGGGACACATCTCCATCTCATGGGGTTAGCAAGCGACGCTGGCGTTCATAGTTCGCTTGAACACCTCTATGGTCTCCTCATACTTGCGAAGACGAATGGACTCAAATCTGACCAAGTTTTAATTCACAATTTCAGCGATGGGCGTGATTGTCAACCCGACCTCGGTATCCAATTTTGTGAGCAGATTGAAGCGAAGTTGAAAGAGATTGGCATCGGGCAGATAGCCTCCGTTATCGGTCGCTACTATGCAATGGATCGAGATGACCGGTGGGAACGCGTTGAGGTGGCATATCGCCTTTTAACCGAAGGGTGCGACAACCGCGTCGCTGCCGCTACGGATGCCTATCGTGACTATTACGAGAACCCTGATGACACCAATCGTAAGGGCGATGAATTCGTCCGTCCAAGCGTGGTTATCGGAGCCGACGGTGAACCACTTCCCCGCATCACTGACGGAGATGCCGTTGTGTTTTATAACTTCCGAGGTGACAGACCTCGGGAACTCACCAAAGCCTTTTGCCTTGATGAATTTCCGTATCAGGCAGAGGGGAAAGACGGTGTCGTTCGACAGATGGGTTTTAAACGGAATTGCAAACCTGACGTTAAATTTGTTACAATGACCGAGTATGAGCAAGGCATGCCCGTTGAAGCGGCTGTCAAGAAACCTCCCAAGATGCAGAATACGCTCGGTGCTTATGTTAGCGAGGTGGGGCTAACGCAGTTCCGATGTGCAGAGACTGAGAAATTTCCGCACGTTACCTTCTTTTTCAATGACTATCGCGATGAACCCTACAAAGGCGAAGATCGGCAAATCATCGCCTCGCCACGTGACGTAACGACCTACAACCAGAAGCCAGAGATGTCTGCACCCGGCGTGACCGCAGAGATGCTACGTCGGATCGGCTCCGACAAGTATGACCTGATGGTACTTAACTATGCCAACGGTGACATGGTAGGTCATACAGGTTCCCTTCCAGCTGCTATTAAAGCAGTTGAAGCAGTTGACATAGGTGTCGGGAAGATTGTTGATGCTGTGCTTAGAAAGGACGGCGCACTCATTGTCACCGCTGACCACGGCAATTGTGAACAGATGATTGATCCAGACACCGGCGGTATCCACACCGCACATACAACGTATGACGTAGATCTTATTGTTGTTGATAATCAACACAGAGGGCAGCAACTCCGTGAAGGGGGTCGGCTTGCTGACATCGCACCGACAGTGCTCCACCTCCTCGGTTTAGCGCAACCCTCTGAGATGACCGGTGAATCGTTAGTTCCATAG